In the Paenibacillus sp. FSL R7-0337 genome, GGCAGAGCGGAGAGGAGCGATTCCGGGGTCAGATCACCCGCAGATGCGGTTGGAACCGGCGCTACGCCTTCTACCTTGTTATTCGCAGGGGCTGTGCTCTGAGGTGCCGTTTGCTCCGAAGGCTTCGCTGAAGCGGCTGCTTGTCCGCTGCTCCCGCCTGTGCCCAGAATATCCGAGCCCCGGAACAGATCGTTCCCGCCAATGGAGATCAGGATCACATTCGCCTGACGCAGCGCGTACTGCACCCCTTCCTCTTGAAGCTTGCTCTGCAAGGCAGCTGTGGTCAGGCCGTTAATGCCCATATTGCCCAGCAATTCTGCCTTTCCTCCATTGGCCGACAAGGCATCCACGGTCCGCTTAACAAAGCCCTGCCCGGAGTTGTCGCCGGTCCCTTTGGCCAGAGAATCGCCAAGCGCCAGGATCTTGTATTCGTCACTTGCAGCGGCTGTCGGTGCCGTCGTCTCCTGCGGAAGGGAGGAGAGGAATTGCTCCCCCTTCGGGTTCATGATATCGCCCACCGCATACACAAATCCTGTAATCAACAGTAAAGTTGCCAGGATGGACACCAGGCTCACTGTCCTCCAGGTCCATTTGGAATCATTCAATGCTATCCCTCCATCTGCCGTACTCTTCTGCTTAGCCCATTATTCACAGCATTATTAACTATG is a window encoding:
- a CDS encoding GDSL-type esterase/lipase family protein; amino-acid sequence: MNDSKWTWRTVSLVSILATLLLITGFVYAVGDIMNPKGEQFLSSLPQETTAPTAAASDEYKILALGDSLAKGTGDNSGQGFVKRTVDALSANGGKAELLGNMGINGLTTAALQSKLQEEGVQYALRQANVILISIGGNDLFRGSDILGTGGSSGQAAASAKPSEQTAPQSTAPANNKVEGVAPVPTASAGDLTPESLLSALPGAAKRLGSILDTVAEVNPQAQVYYIGLYNPFGDIEGLLIPGNQAVTAWNNAAMDMINRHQNMTLVPTFDLFDRHLAKYLSSDHFHPNGDGYQRMSERIVQAVR